The Camelina sativa cultivar DH55 chromosome 14, Cs, whole genome shotgun sequence genome includes a window with the following:
- the LOC109128719 gene encoding mitogen-activated protein kinase kinase 6-like, protein MDRGSLADVIRQVKTILEPYLAVVCKQVLQGLVYLHNERHVIHRDIKPSNLLVNHKGEVKISDFGVSASLASSMGQRDTFVGTYNYMSPERINGSTYDYCSDIWSLGMSVLECAIGRFPYLESEDQQNPPSFYELLAATVENPPPTAPSDQFSPEFCFFVSVWYVAIHYLPLHKLFFETHLIPNFVKYV, encoded by the exons ATGGATCGGGGATCTCTTGCGGATGTGATACGACAAGTGAAGACTATTCTGGAACCTTACCTTGCTGTTGTCTGTAAACAA GTTTTGCAAGGCCTTGTGTACCTGCACAACGAAAGACATGTCATACACAGAGACATTAAACCATCAAACCTTCTTGTAAACCATAAAGGGGAAGTGAAAATCTCAGATTTTGGTGTAAGTGCAAGTCTTGCTAGCTCCATGGGACAGAGGGACACATTTGTTGGAACCTACAACTATATGTCG CCTGAGAGGATCAATGGAAGCACATATGACTACTGCAGTGACATTTGGAGTTTGGGCATGTCAGTGTTAGAATGCGCAATAGGAAGATTCCCTTACTTAGAATCTGAAGATCAGCAAAACCCGCCAAGCTTTTATGAGCTCTTGGCAGCAACCGTAGAGAATCCACCACCAACTGCTCCTTCTGATCAATTCTCACCTGAATTCTGCTTCTTTGTATCAGTTTGGTATGTGGCCATTCATTATTTGCCTCTTCATAAACTTTTCTTTGAAACACATCTTAttccgaattttgtaaaatatgtttaa